Genomic window (Pirellulales bacterium):
TTGATGCTGGACGACGACGAAAATGTTGTCGAGGCGTTCGGCCACAAACGGAACCTGCTCCCCGACTTCGCGAAGCATTGAAGGAGGCTTCCGCTATGCTGGCCGGTGTCGCCTTTGGACTTTATGCAGAACTGGTTGGGGGGTACGGTCAGCGATGGCAACGTGACGCCCAAAAACCGCCATCAGAGCCGCCTGTTGGCATGAACCGGTCAGACATGGCCTTCTGGCGTAGATTTCTCTTGCCAGACTTTATAAATGTGCTATTATTGGTAGTATGGCTACTAATAATGACACAAAATTAAAGATATTGCTCAGTCTGCACAAGCCAGGCACCCCACTTCTTGCTTCATGGCTGGAACACCAGGGTGTGTCACGGAGTCTGCAAACCCACTACCGGCGAAGCGACTGGCTTACCTCAGTCGGGCCGGGAGCATTCAAGCGGCCAGACGATGTTGTGTCGTGGATGGGAGCGCTAAGCGCTCTTCAACGCCAAGCGGGACTTGCGATCCATGCCGGAGCCATGACGGCGCTGTCGCTTCAAAGCTACTCGCAATACCTGCGGTTAGGTGGTCAGCGCGTGTATCTCTTTTCTCAGCGCGGTGTCAAACCTCCGGCATGGTTCAAAAAGCACGACTGGGGCGTGCCGGTACGCCACATACCGACATCGTTTTTGCCGACGGATCTCGGATTGCTCGATCACAAGGAGGCGAATTTCTCCATACGCATATCAGCGCCAGAGCGTGCGATGCTCGAATGTCTCGATCATGCACCGAAGGAGTTCGACCTGGTGGAATGTTTTCAGGTTATGGAAGGGCTTGTGAATCTTCGGCCGGACACGGTGACTGAACTGTTGAGGCAATGCACATCGATCAAGGCAAAGCGGTTGTTTCTTTACATGGCGGAAAAAGCTAATCACCAATGGCTGCCGTTCATAAAGACAACCGGGCTCGACCTCGGCAGCGGCGAGCGTAGTCTTTCCAAAGGCGGCGTCTATGTCGCCAAATATAATTTGGTCGTGCCGAGGGAGCTTGCTACATCATGATCTCAGCCGAATATCACGCGCGA
Coding sequences:
- a CDS encoding type IV toxin-antitoxin system AbiEi family antitoxin, with the protein product MATNNDTKLKILLSLHKPGTPLLASWLEHQGVSRSLQTHYRRSDWLTSVGPGAFKRPDDVVSWMGALSALQRQAGLAIHAGAMTALSLQSYSQYLRLGGQRVYLFSQRGVKPPAWFKKHDWGVPVRHIPTSFLPTDLGLLDHKEANFSIRISAPERAMLECLDHAPKEFDLVECFQVMEGLVNLRPDTVTELLRQCTSIKAKRLFLYMAEKANHQWLPFIKTTGLDLGSGERSLSKGGVYVAKYNLVVPRELATS